The following are encoded in a window of Doryrhamphus excisus isolate RoL2022-K1 chromosome 16, RoL_Dexc_1.0, whole genome shotgun sequence genomic DNA:
- the LOC131104230 gene encoding dual specificity protein phosphatase 7-like, translating into MSNVVTPSKSVEWLQMELECGATSVLLLDCRAHELFESSHIEGAISVAIPGLMLRRFKKGNIPIRTIIPNHEDKDKFTRRCQTDTVVLYDESTVGWPDSGTPSSVLGLLLQKLWEDGCTAHYLEGGFVKFHTEYPEHCETLLDSSCPSSSPPLGFLGFGNLRISSDCSDGESDREPSSATESEESPLPSNQPAFPVQILPYLYLGCAKDSTNLDVLGKYNIKYILNVTPNLPNMFEHDGHFRYKQIPISDHWSQNLSQFFPEAISFIDEARSKQCGILVHCLAGISRSVTVTVAYLMQRLNLSLNDAYDFVKRKKSNISPNFNFMGQLLDFERTLGLHSPCDNRSTSDEQLFFTTPTNHNVFQLDTLDST; encoded by the exons ATGTCTAATGTTGTGACGCCGAGTAAGAGTGTGGAATGGCTGCAAATGGAGTTGGAGTGCGGCGCCACTTCTGTGCTCCTGCTCGACTGCCGAGCACACGAGCTCTTCGAGTCGTCTCACATCGAGGGCGCCATCAGCGTGGCCATCCCTGGCCTCATGCTCCGCAGGTTCAAGAAGGGCAACATCCCCATCCGGACCATCATCCCGAACCACGAGGACAAAGATAAGTTTACACGCCGGTGCCAAACAGACACGGTGGTCTTGTACGACGAGAGCACAGTCGGCTGGCCGGACAGCGGAACCCCGTCATCAGTTTTGGGTCTGCTTCTTCAAAAACTGTGGGAGGACGGTTGTACAGCTCACTACCTGGAAG GGGGATTTGTAAAATTTCACACAGAGTACCCAGAACACTGTGAGACGCTCCTTGACAGCTCCTGTCCAAGCTCCTCTCCTCCGCTGGGTTTTTTGGGCTTTGGAAATCTACGGATAAGCTCAGACTGTTCAGACGGGGAATCTGATCGTGAACCCAGCAGTGCCACCGAATCAGAGGAGAGCCCCCTCCCCAGTAACCAGCCTGCCTTCCCGGTCCAGATCCTTCCTTACCTTTACCTGGGCTGTGCCAAAGACTCCACCAACTTAGACGTGCTGGGCAAATACAACATCAAGTACATCCTGAACGTTACACCCAATCTCCCCAACATGTTTGAACATGACGGACACTTCAGGTACAAACAGATCCCCATTTCGGACCACTGGAGTCAGAATCTGTCCCAGTTCTTCCCAGAGGCTATATCATTTATAG ATGAGGCTCGTTCCAAGCAGTGCGGCATCCTGGTCCACTGTCTAGCCGGTATCAGCCGCTCGGTTACCGTCACTGTGGCCTACTTGATGCAGAGACTTAACCTGTCGCTCAACGATGCTTATGACTTTGTCAAGAGAAAGAAATCTAACATTTCCCCAAACTTTAACTTCATGGGTCAACTGTTGGACTTTGAGCGGACACTGGGCCTGCACAGTCCCTGTGACAACCGCTCCACGAGTGACGAGCAGCTCTTCTTTACCacgccaaccaatcacaatgTCTTTCAGCTGGACACACTGGACTCAACATGA